In Curtobacterium sp. TC1, the following proteins share a genomic window:
- a CDS encoding NAD(P)/FAD-dependent oxidoreductase gives MTDYRYLIIGGGMVADAAARGVRELDADGTIGILSEDVDRPYARPALSKKLWTDPDFSWDEKVDLHTEETGASFVLGTAVTGIDRAAKTVTTADGQTHGYERLLIATGGKPRGLPGLAPSDRVLDYRSADDYRKLRELADAGAHVVVVGGGYIGQEITAGVVQNGARVTLVDPDEVVGGRMFPDDLARAFQQRFVDAGADLRLGRRVESGTQTPDGVTLTLDDGSVLEADAVVAGLGIEPATQLAADAGLTVRDGIVVSSTLLTDDDSVFAAGDVAEYPDRILGTRRVEHVDNAQQQGRQAGRNLADADETYDHTPMFYSDVFDMGYEAVGQVSTKLRTVEDWQDPTVTGVVYYLDDDDLVRGVLLWNVWDKTDEARKVLAEAHALTPDMLTGRITA, from the coding sequence GTGACCGACTACCGATACCTCATCATCGGCGGCGGGATGGTCGCCGACGCCGCCGCCCGCGGCGTCCGCGAACTCGACGCCGACGGCACGATCGGCATCCTCAGCGAGGACGTCGACCGGCCCTACGCCCGCCCGGCCCTGTCGAAGAAGCTGTGGACCGACCCGGACTTCAGCTGGGACGAGAAGGTCGACCTGCACACCGAGGAGACCGGGGCGTCCTTCGTCCTGGGCACCGCGGTGACGGGGATCGACCGTGCCGCGAAGACCGTGACCACGGCCGACGGTCAGACCCACGGGTACGAGCGTCTGCTCATCGCCACGGGCGGCAAGCCCCGTGGGCTGCCCGGTCTTGCACCGTCGGACCGTGTGCTCGACTACCGCAGCGCCGACGACTACCGGAAGCTCCGCGAGCTCGCCGACGCCGGGGCGCACGTGGTCGTGGTGGGCGGCGGCTACATCGGCCAGGAGATCACCGCCGGGGTCGTGCAGAACGGTGCACGCGTCACCCTGGTCGACCCGGACGAGGTCGTGGGCGGACGGATGTTCCCGGACGACCTCGCGCGCGCCTTCCAGCAGCGCTTCGTCGACGCCGGCGCCGACCTGCGACTCGGCCGCCGGGTCGAGTCCGGCACCCAGACGCCGGACGGGGTCACGCTCACCCTCGACGACGGCTCCGTGCTCGAAGCGGACGCCGTGGTCGCCGGACTCGGCATCGAGCCCGCCACGCAGCTCGCCGCCGACGCCGGCTTGACCGTGCGCGACGGCATCGTGGTCTCGTCGACGCTGCTGACCGACGACGACTCGGTCTTCGCGGCCGGTGACGTCGCCGAGTACCCGGACCGGATCCTCGGGACCCGACGGGTCGAGCACGTCGACAACGCGCAGCAGCAGGGTCGGCAGGCCGGCCGGAACCTCGCGGACGCCGACGAGACCTACGACCACACGCCGATGTTCTACTCCGACGTCTTCGACATGGGGTACGAGGCGGTGGGGCAGGTCTCCACCAAGCTCCGCACCGTCGAGGACTGGCAGGACCCCACGGTCACCGGCGTCGTCTACTACCTGGACGACGACGACCTGGTGCGCGGCGTGCTGCTGTGGAACGTGTGGGACAAGACCGACGAGGCCCGCAAGGTCCTCGCCGAGGCCCACGCGCTGACGCCCGACATGCTGACGGGCCGCATCACGGCCTGA
- a CDS encoding SMP-30/gluconolactonase/LRE family protein, with translation MSTSVTTGPATVFSDTRAVLAESIVWDPSAQLLRWTDITLGTLVTARADGTVVSTVPLPPPLASFQPRASGGFVAALGDTVVVTDEHGAIERELTRVEHATAGLRFNEGKCDPFGRFLVGSMNLTTGEPDGALYSVEADGTTRLLRGGFGVTNGFEWSDDGTVMYVTDTSASTIYRGSYGPDGVLGELEPFVVGHAHDGLVRDDEGCSWSAIYGGGRVERYGPDGSHLETVELPTPNVTSVAFGGPDMSTLFVASARENLTEEQLEQHPSSGAILAVPTRVHGFPANTFSG, from the coding sequence ATGAGCACCAGCGTGACGACCGGACCCGCGACCGTCTTCTCCGACACCCGGGCGGTCCTCGCCGAGAGCATCGTGTGGGACCCGTCGGCGCAGCTGCTCCGGTGGACCGACATCACCCTCGGCACGCTCGTCACCGCGCGGGCCGACGGCACCGTCGTGTCGACCGTCCCGCTCCCGCCGCCGCTCGCGAGCTTCCAGCCGCGGGCGTCCGGTGGGTTCGTCGCGGCCCTCGGCGACACCGTCGTCGTGACCGACGAGCACGGGGCGATCGAACGTGAACTCACCCGCGTCGAGCACGCCACCGCCGGCCTCCGGTTCAACGAGGGCAAGTGCGACCCGTTCGGCCGGTTCCTGGTCGGCAGCATGAACCTGACGACCGGGGAACCCGACGGCGCGCTCTACTCGGTCGAGGCCGACGGCACGACGCGGCTGCTCCGTGGCGGCTTCGGCGTGACGAACGGCTTCGAGTGGTCGGACGACGGCACCGTGATGTACGTCACCGACACGAGCGCGTCGACGATCTACCGCGGTTCCTACGGTCCTGACGGCGTACTCGGCGAGCTCGAACCGTTCGTCGTCGGCCACGCGCACGACGGTCTGGTCCGCGACGACGAGGGCTGCTCCTGGAGCGCGATCTACGGCGGCGGCCGGGTGGAGCGGTACGGCCCGGACGGGTCGCACCTCGAGACCGTGGAGCTGCCGACCCCGAACGTGACGTCGGTGGCCTTCGGCGGCCCGGACATGTCGACCCTGTTCGTCGCCTCGGCGCGGGAGAACCTCACCGAGGAGCAGCTCGAGCAGCACCCGTCCTCGGGGGCGATCCTCGCGGTGCCGACCCGGGTGCACGGGTTCCCCGCGAACACCTTCAGCGGCTGA
- a CDS encoding Dps family protein yields MHASDKMAKNLQAVLVDLIDLHLQGKQAHWNILGTNFRDLHLQLDEIVDAAREFADDTAERMRALYAVPDGRSSTVAASSHLDQFPDGEITTHDAIDQVTLRLYQATGTMRDVHDEVDEEDPTTADLLHGFIERLEQLAWMVSAENRAPSTPLASATTPAVADASAHA; encoded by the coding sequence ATGCACGCTTCGGACAAGATGGCCAAGAACCTCCAGGCGGTCCTCGTGGACCTCATCGACCTGCACCTCCAGGGCAAGCAGGCCCACTGGAACATCCTCGGCACGAACTTCCGCGACCTGCACCTGCAGCTCGACGAGATCGTCGACGCCGCACGCGAGTTCGCCGACGACACCGCTGAGCGCATGCGCGCCCTGTACGCCGTGCCGGACGGACGCTCGAGCACGGTCGCGGCGTCGAGCCACCTCGACCAGTTCCCCGACGGCGAGATCACGACCCACGACGCCATCGACCAGGTGACGCTCCGCCTCTACCAGGCGACCGGCACCATGCGCGATGTGCACGACGAGGTCGACGAGGAAGACCCGACGACCGCGGACCTGCTCCACGGCTTCATCGAGCGCCTCGAGCAGCTCGCGTGGATGGTCTCGGCCGAGAACCGCGCGCCGAGCACGCCGCTGGCCTCCGCCACGACGCCTGCCGTCGCCGACGCCTCGGCGCACGCCTAG
- a CDS encoding NADPH-dependent FMN reductase, which yields MTNVLALVGSLRADSINRKLAEAAAHHAPEGIEVTTFDGIVDLPFYNEDIDGDTPPAAAVAFRDAIAAADAVLLVTPEYNGTIPAVLKNALDWASRPFGASPLSGKPLAAIGSAFGQYGGVWAHDDARKVAGIAGAKVLEDVKVAIPQSVVRFAETHPREDAEVTTLVQGALTALADASTEQAAA from the coding sequence ATGACGAACGTCCTCGCACTCGTCGGCAGCCTGCGCGCCGACTCCATCAACCGCAAGCTCGCCGAGGCCGCGGCCCACCACGCGCCGGAGGGCATCGAGGTCACCACGTTCGACGGCATCGTCGACCTGCCGTTCTACAACGAGGACATCGACGGCGACACCCCGCCCGCCGCGGCCGTCGCCTTCCGTGACGCGATCGCCGCCGCGGACGCCGTCCTGCTCGTCACCCCCGAGTACAACGGCACGATCCCGGCCGTGCTGAAGAACGCCCTCGACTGGGCATCGCGTCCGTTCGGCGCCTCGCCGCTGTCCGGCAAGCCGCTCGCCGCCATCGGTTCGGCGTTCGGCCAGTACGGCGGCGTCTGGGCCCACGACGACGCCCGCAAGGTCGCCGGCATCGCCGGTGCGAAGGTCCTGGAGGACGTCAAGGTCGCGATCCCGCAGTCGGTCGTCCGCTTCGCGGAGACCCACCCGCGCGAGGACGCCGAGGTCACCACGCTCGTCCAGGGCGCACTGACCGCGCTCGCCGACGCGTCGACGGAGCAGGCCGCCGCGTAG
- a CDS encoding glycoside hydrolase family 13 protein, with protein sequence MSTLRTPASTPRTTNPDWWRDAVVYQVYPRSFADSNADGLGDVAGITSRVPYLASLGVDALWLSPFFPSPLADGGYDVADYRAVDPRLGSLDDLDALLRSAHEHDLRVIVDIVPNHTSDEHEWFRAALASAPGSAERARYVFRDGSGPSGALPPSDWVSNFGGSAWTRVPDGQWYLHLFAPEQPDLDWSNPEVRADFEDTLRFWSDRGVDGFRVDVAHGLAKDLSTPYRASNEHALPLDGSDPLYDRDEVHEIFASWRTVLDEYDPPRAAVAEAWAPAPRRVLYARPTELGQAFNFDLLEAPFEAPAFRSIIERNLAASEQSGASSTWVLSNHDVVRHASRYGLPDGTDTDAWLLTDGTTPELDRERGLRRARAATLLMLALPGSSYVYQGEELGLHEAAAIPRDRLQDPKWLRSGHTVKGRDGCRVPIPWTTSGPSFGFGDVAPLLPQPADSGASSVEAEDGDPSSTLTLYRAALAARRRLQRGEELTWLESGDGVVAFARHDGWRSVTNLGSTPVPMPSGEVVVASGPLGDAAGVLPGETTVWLA encoded by the coding sequence GTGAGCACGCTTCGGACGCCGGCCAGCACGCCCCGCACGACGAACCCGGACTGGTGGCGCGACGCCGTCGTCTACCAGGTCTACCCACGCAGCTTCGCGGACTCGAACGCCGACGGCCTGGGTGACGTCGCGGGCATCACGAGCCGTGTGCCGTACCTGGCGTCCCTCGGTGTCGATGCCCTCTGGCTCTCCCCGTTCTTCCCGTCGCCCCTCGCCGACGGCGGGTACGACGTGGCCGACTACCGGGCGGTCGACCCGCGACTCGGTTCGCTCGACGACCTGGACGCCCTGCTCCGGTCAGCGCACGAGCACGACCTCCGGGTGATCGTGGACATCGTGCCGAACCACACCTCGGACGAGCACGAGTGGTTCCGGGCGGCACTCGCCTCCGCGCCGGGGTCGGCGGAACGGGCGCGGTACGTGTTCCGCGACGGGAGCGGTCCCTCCGGAGCGCTGCCGCCGAGCGACTGGGTGTCGAACTTCGGCGGGAGCGCCTGGACGAGGGTCCCCGACGGCCAGTGGTACCTGCACCTCTTCGCGCCCGAGCAGCCCGACCTGGACTGGTCGAACCCCGAGGTCCGCGCCGACTTCGAGGACACGCTGCGCTTCTGGTCGGACCGCGGGGTCGACGGGTTCCGGGTCGACGTCGCACACGGCCTGGCGAAGGACCTGTCGACGCCGTACCGCGCATCGAACGAGCACGCACTGCCGCTCGACGGTTCCGACCCGCTGTACGACCGCGACGAGGTGCATGAGATCTTCGCATCCTGGCGCACCGTGCTCGACGAGTACGACCCGCCCCGGGCCGCGGTCGCCGAGGCCTGGGCGCCCGCACCGCGACGCGTCCTGTACGCCCGGCCCACCGAACTCGGACAGGCGTTCAACTTCGACCTGCTCGAAGCGCCGTTCGAGGCACCCGCCTTCCGGAGCATCATCGAGCGGAACCTGGCAGCGTCCGAGCAGTCCGGCGCCTCGAGCACCTGGGTGCTGTCGAACCACGACGTCGTGCGGCACGCCAGCCGCTACGGCCTGCCGGACGGCACCGACACCGATGCGTGGCTGCTGACGGACGGGACCACGCCGGAGCTCGACCGGGAGCGGGGACTGCGCCGAGCCCGCGCCGCGACCCTGCTGATGCTCGCCCTCCCCGGGTCGTCGTACGTCTACCAGGGTGAGGAGCTCGGCCTGCACGAAGCCGCCGCCATCCCGCGTGACCGGCTGCAGGACCCGAAGTGGCTGCGCTCCGGACACACCGTGAAGGGTCGGGACGGGTGCCGTGTACCGATCCCGTGGACGACCTCCGGGCCGTCGTTCGGCTTCGGCGACGTCGCGCCGCTGCTGCCGCAGCCCGCCGACTCCGGCGCGTCGTCGGTCGAGGCGGAGGACGGCGACCCATCGTCGACCCTGACCCTGTACCGCGCAGCGCTCGCGGCCCGGCGACGGTTGCAGCGGGGCGAGGAGCTCACCTGGCTGGAGTCCGGCGACGGCGTCGTGGCCTTCGCCCGGCACGACGGGTGGCGGTCGGTCACGAACCTCGGGTCGACACCGGTGCCGATGCCGTCGGGGGAGGTCGTGGTCGCGTCCGGTCCGCTCGGTGACGCGGCCGGTGTCCTGCCGGGCGAGACGACGGTGTGGCTGGCCTGA
- a CDS encoding alpha/beta fold hydrolase, producing MNDERTAATPDPGGELAKAEDADVTVEVDRVAVDGTYVRVSSVGEPGERAFLLVAGLGIAATYYERLAPHLNENGPVHALDLPGFAGVPRFRGKGSIERYADAVEKVIEDLGLVDPVLVGHSMGTQVVTEVAARHPEISDLVLISPVVDSHARTVRQSAFRFLRSTLHEPSAVRWHGITAYALCGWHWFSKVLPRMIAFPIEERAAHVQARTLIVRGEHDAMVPRDWIRRLARVFPYAVLREVVDGAHSVMHAQADAVARLAVAHVDHRLPDRGVGSLQRVRDDSTASDLSRLSPSEAWMLVKSRFVELVGMAKNDDETLEAAKSAHAVAMADGDDLPVDPADRKAVVDAVAPEADPTR from the coding sequence GTGAACGACGAGCGCACGGCAGCGACCCCGGACCCCGGCGGTGAACTCGCGAAGGCGGAGGACGCCGACGTCACCGTCGAGGTGGACCGGGTCGCGGTGGACGGCACCTACGTCCGCGTGAGTTCGGTCGGGGAGCCGGGGGAGCGGGCGTTCCTGCTCGTCGCCGGCCTCGGCATCGCGGCCACGTACTACGAGCGGCTCGCCCCGCACCTCAACGAGAACGGCCCGGTGCACGCGCTCGACCTGCCCGGATTCGCGGGCGTTCCGCGGTTCCGGGGGAAGGGGTCGATCGAGCGGTACGCCGACGCCGTCGAGAAGGTCATCGAGGACCTCGGCCTCGTCGACCCGGTCCTGGTCGGCCACTCGATGGGCACCCAGGTCGTGACCGAGGTCGCGGCGCGTCACCCGGAGATCTCGGACCTCGTGCTCATCAGCCCCGTCGTGGACTCGCACGCGCGCACGGTCCGGCAGTCCGCGTTCCGGTTCCTGCGGTCGACACTGCACGAGCCCTCGGCGGTCCGCTGGCACGGCATCACCGCGTACGCGCTGTGCGGCTGGCACTGGTTCTCGAAGGTGCTGCCCCGGATGATCGCCTTCCCGATCGAGGAACGCGCGGCCCACGTGCAGGCGCGCACCCTCATCGTCCGCGGCGAGCACGACGCGATGGTCCCGCGGGACTGGATCCGTCGGCTCGCGCGGGTGTTCCCCTACGCCGTGCTGCGCGAGGTCGTCGACGGCGCCCACTCGGTCATGCACGCCCAGGCCGACGCGGTCGCCCGGCTGGCGGTCGCGCACGTCGACCACCGCCTGCCGGACCGCGGGGTCGGTTCGCTGCAGCGCGTGCGCGACGACTCGACGGCGTCCGACCTGTCACGGTTGAGCCCGAGCGAGGCGTGGATGCTCGTCAAGTCGCGCTTCGTCGAGCTGGTCGGCATGGCGAAGAACGACGACGAGACGCTCGAGGCGGCCAAGTCCGCCCACGCAGTCGCCATGGCCGACGGTGACGACCTGCCGGTCGACCCCGCCGACCGCAAGGCGGTCGTCGACGCGGTCGCGCCCGAAGCCGACCCGACCCGCTGA
- a CDS encoding DUF308 domain-containing protein produces the protein MSDTVDATTTVNEATQRARYWPIPILRAVPAAVVALVITFSTNHAAGYGLLLFAGFALVDGLVLLWAGVARLPLDGRSRRTTLLQAVITLLAAVAGFAGNGLGLPAFISIIVAFAVLTGALELAQGLRARRRSPFARDWTTIGALTLLLAVAFLVTPPDYSQQLGGVEQVTGTLDASIVLVGLLGAYLAITAVFHVIAGLSHKWGTATPAVAPDGAPHA, from the coding sequence GTGTCCGACACCGTGGACGCCACCACCACCGTGAACGAGGCGACCCAACGCGCGCGGTACTGGCCGATCCCGATCCTCCGGGCCGTCCCCGCCGCGGTCGTCGCGCTCGTCATCACCTTCTCGACGAACCACGCCGCCGGCTACGGCCTCCTGCTGTTCGCCGGCTTCGCACTGGTCGATGGTCTCGTGCTCCTGTGGGCCGGCGTCGCGCGTCTCCCGCTCGACGGACGGTCACGCCGCACGACGCTGCTGCAGGCGGTCATCACCCTGCTCGCCGCGGTGGCGGGCTTCGCCGGCAACGGCCTCGGGCTGCCGGCGTTCATCTCGATCATCGTGGCCTTCGCCGTGCTGACCGGGGCGCTCGAGCTGGCACAGGGGCTGCGTGCCCGTCGACGTTCCCCCTTCGCGCGCGACTGGACCACGATCGGTGCGCTCACCCTGCTGCTCGCCGTCGCGTTCCTCGTCACCCCGCCGGACTACTCGCAGCAGCTCGGTGGCGTGGAACAGGTCACCGGCACCCTCGACGCCTCGATCGTGCTGGTCGGCCTGCTCGGCGCCTACCTCGCCATCACGGCGGTCTTCCACGTGATCGCCGGCCTCTCGCACAAGTGGGGTACGGCCACGCCGGCCGTCGCCCCGGACGGAGCACCACACGCATGA
- a CDS encoding lectin-like domain-containing protein — MTEPTAPAPVPRPSRPRVARRLAAACTALTALAVLAAPTILPAGSSAATLDFPYVNQFSSASGGALHGDATVAGGRLRLTEDVRNQAGAWSTNDTFPSDTGLEIEFTYAMHTAKDDPGADGLLLYLADGAAAQGVGSFGAGLGYACRKESTEGGGRLCDLPGVPGGFAGIAIDHYGNFSSRINASGPGAQPDHVVVRGSGNGIEGYRYVAGAPAPGGTVTNGSTPRKVRITLLPGDAGELSMTVRLQVGSTMRTVLDAVPLHGDDQTPLPATLRLGFAGATGSHVDNHEVDALRVWKPADLSVEHDLPATAVAGAPVRYTVTARNPGPNAADPSPLQVDVPDGIQDATWTCEPASGSGCATASGQGDVATDLGLPRGGSAVVTIEGRIADGVEGPLESVATIAPPTSLSDTDESDNTSRASTTVALPPVVAHVETDKTVSPSTVAPGDEVEYTVTARNRGPSVAQQVGAVDDLPAAMRFIGSDDGCTAEGQRVTCRSEIALAMGETHDFRLRAVLDPDYQGDGSDVVNVATATSPTDPDGGDPSTEVAIVVEQDDAGDGGPVPSPSASPAPGPDDDVEASVPDAPRGDDGDRNTRGPAPDAGPQAMRGALAYTGVEDLGLLAALAGVVVAAGSTCWWLARRRARRTAAPDDQRRA, encoded by the coding sequence ATGACAGAACCCACTGCTCCAGCACCCGTCCCACGTCCGTCCCGGCCGCGGGTGGCCCGCCGCCTCGCAGCGGCGTGCACCGCACTGACCGCGCTCGCCGTCCTCGCGGCCCCGACGATCCTGCCAGCGGGGTCGAGCGCGGCGACTCTCGACTTCCCGTACGTCAACCAGTTCTCGAGCGCTTCCGGCGGAGCCCTGCACGGTGACGCCACCGTCGCCGGCGGACGGCTGCGCCTGACCGAGGACGTCCGCAACCAGGCCGGCGCCTGGTCGACGAACGACACCTTCCCCTCCGACACCGGACTCGAGATCGAGTTCACCTACGCGATGCACACCGCGAAGGACGACCCCGGGGCCGACGGCCTGCTCCTGTACCTCGCCGACGGCGCGGCTGCGCAGGGCGTGGGGTCGTTCGGCGCCGGGCTCGGGTACGCCTGCCGCAAGGAGTCCACCGAGGGCGGTGGGCGACTGTGCGACCTGCCCGGTGTCCCCGGTGGGTTCGCCGGGATCGCGATCGACCACTACGGCAACTTCTCGTCGCGCATCAACGCGTCCGGGCCGGGAGCCCAGCCGGACCACGTCGTCGTGCGCGGTTCCGGCAACGGGATCGAGGGCTACCGGTACGTCGCCGGGGCTCCCGCTCCCGGCGGCACGGTGACGAACGGATCGACGCCGCGGAAGGTCCGCATCACGCTGCTGCCGGGCGACGCCGGCGAACTCTCGATGACCGTCCGGCTGCAGGTGGGCTCGACGATGCGCACCGTGCTCGACGCGGTCCCCCTGCACGGGGACGACCAGACGCCGTTGCCGGCCACCCTCCGCCTCGGGTTCGCCGGCGCGACGGGCAGTCACGTGGACAACCACGAGGTCGACGCCCTCCGGGTGTGGAAGCCCGCCGACCTGTCCGTCGAGCACGACCTGCCCGCCACCGCGGTCGCCGGGGCACCCGTCCGCTACACCGTCACGGCGCGGAACCCCGGTCCGAACGCCGCCGACCCCAGCCCACTGCAGGTGGACGTCCCCGACGGCATCCAGGACGCCACGTGGACCTGCGAACCGGCGTCGGGCTCCGGCTGCGCCACCGCATCCGGGCAGGGCGACGTGGCGACCGACCTGGGCCTGCCCCGCGGCGGGTCCGCGGTGGTGACGATCGAGGGACGGATCGCCGACGGGGTCGAGGGGCCGCTCGAGAGCGTCGCGACCATCGCGCCCCCGACGTCGCTGTCCGACACGGACGAGTCGGACAACACCTCGCGAGCGAGCACGACCGTCGCCCTGCCGCCGGTCGTTGCACACGTCGAGACGGACAAGACGGTGTCGCCGTCCACCGTCGCGCCCGGTGACGAGGTCGAGTACACCGTGACCGCACGGAACCGTGGGCCCTCGGTCGCCCAGCAGGTCGGAGCGGTGGACGACCTGCCCGCGGCGATGCGGTTCATCGGGTCCGACGACGGCTGCACGGCCGAGGGACAGCGGGTGACCTGCCGGTCCGAGATCGCACTCGCGATGGGGGAGACCCACGACTTCCGGCTCCGCGCCGTGCTCGATCCGGACTACCAGGGGGACGGGTCCGACGTGGTGAACGTGGCCACGGCGACCTCCCCGACGGACCCGGACGGCGGCGACCCGTCGACGGAGGTCGCGATCGTCGTGGAACAGGACGACGCGGGCGACGGCGGCCCGGTGCCGAGCCCGTCCGCCTCTCCGGCACCCGGTCCCGACGACGACGTCGAGGCGTCGGTGCCGGATGCTCCCCGCGGTGACGACGGTGACCGGAACACCCGTGGACCCGCTCCCGACGCCGGGCCGCAGGCCATGCGGGGTGCCCTCGCCTACACCGGTGTCGAGGACCTCGGGCTGCTCGCCGCGCTCGCCGGGGTGGTCGTCGCGGCCGGGTCGACCTGCTGGTGGCTCGCTCGTCGGCGCGCACGGCGGACGGCGGCGCCGGACGACCAGCGTCGCGCCTGA
- a CDS encoding RNA polymerase sigma factor: MTTGTDTDEGLVRAIAQGDTGALARVFDRYAATLTRYAWALVDDRSDVEEIVQDSFLTLWQRAVTLELPADTVLPWLLVVCRNHAFNTGRKQARRRADELPEHLAAPTDQDEARELLRWVRDEIAALPETDRRICELCLLEGYSYAEAAEMLGLSVGAVTQRVSRSRRRLKKVVTHDEH; the protein is encoded by the coding sequence GTGACGACCGGCACCGACACGGACGAAGGACTCGTCCGTGCGATCGCGCAGGGGGACACCGGTGCGCTTGCACGGGTGTTCGACCGCTACGCGGCCACGCTCACCCGGTACGCCTGGGCCCTCGTCGACGACCGATCGGACGTCGAGGAGATCGTGCAGGACTCGTTCCTGACCCTCTGGCAGCGCGCGGTGACGCTCGAACTCCCCGCGGACACCGTGCTGCCGTGGCTGCTCGTCGTCTGCCGCAACCACGCGTTCAACACCGGCCGCAAGCAGGCCCGGCGGCGGGCGGACGAGCTGCCCGAGCACCTCGCCGCACCGACCGACCAGGACGAAGCGCGGGAGCTCCTGCGGTGGGTGCGTGACGAGATCGCCGCGCTCCCCGAGACCGACCGCCGTATCTGCGAGCTCTGCCTGCTCGAGGGCTACTCCTACGCCGAGGCCGCCGAGATGCTCGGCCTGAGCGTCGGGGCGGTCACGCAGCGGGTCTCCCGCAGCCGGCGCCGACTCAAGAAGGTGGTGACGCACGATGAACACTGA
- a CDS encoding MarR family winged helix-turn-helix transcriptional regulator — protein MATQEITEASGYWFPDDDATQRGVAVLNALRRYRAAETAMRRRTRDSMGMGETDLLAVRFLLQAQRSGRSVSPKDLAAYLKISSASTTILIDRLVKSNHVRRDPHPTDRRALVITPTTETDDEVRATLGIMHRRMMSIAEGLPASDARIVASFLEQMRGAVDQVDPAPAH, from the coding sequence ATGGCAACGCAGGAGATCACCGAGGCGTCCGGGTACTGGTTCCCCGACGACGACGCGACCCAGCGCGGGGTCGCCGTGCTCAACGCCCTGCGACGCTACCGTGCCGCAGAGACCGCGATGCGCCGTCGCACCCGCGACTCGATGGGCATGGGCGAGACCGACCTGCTCGCCGTGCGCTTCCTGCTGCAGGCGCAGCGCTCGGGCCGCAGCGTGAGCCCGAAGGACCTCGCCGCCTACCTCAAGATCTCGTCCGCCTCGACCACGATCCTCATCGACCGGCTGGTGAAGTCGAACCACGTGCGCCGCGATCCGCACCCCACCGACCGCCGTGCACTCGTGATCACCCCGACGACCGAGACCGACGACGAGGTCCGCGCGACCCTGGGCATCATGCACCGCCGGATGATGTCCATCGCCGAGGGGCTCCCTGCGTCCGACGCCCGCATCGTCGCGTCGTTCCTCGAGCAGATGCGCGGCGCCGTCGACCAGGTCGACCCGGCCCCCGCGCACTGA
- a CDS encoding SDR family NAD(P)-dependent oxidoreductase → MDLGIQGKTALVFGADSGIGWNTARILLAEGATVVVSDLDQAQLDNSADQLEAPLGKLHAFAADVTSAASLADLHGKVRDAVGAIDILVQSSGITGAQGLFHEIDEQGWADTIDVDLMGPVRITREFIGDLRQGGWGRIVYLVSEDASQPYDDELPYCAAKAGVLSFAKGLSRTYAREGVLVNTVSPAFIHTPMTDAMMKKRAEETNQSFDDAITSFLDEERPYMELKRRGEPEEVANVVAFLCSDLASFVNGSNYRVDSGSVATI, encoded by the coding sequence GTGGACCTCGGCATCCAGGGCAAGACCGCTCTCGTCTTCGGTGCCGACTCCGGCATCGGCTGGAACACGGCTCGCATCCTCCTCGCAGAGGGTGCGACCGTGGTCGTGAGCGACCTCGACCAGGCACAGCTCGACAACAGCGCCGACCAGCTCGAGGCGCCGCTCGGCAAGCTGCACGCGTTCGCCGCGGACGTCACGAGCGCCGCGAGCCTGGCTGACCTGCACGGCAAGGTGCGGGACGCCGTCGGTGCGATCGACATCCTGGTGCAGTCCTCGGGCATCACCGGCGCGCAGGGCCTGTTCCACGAGATCGACGAACAGGGCTGGGCCGACACCATCGACGTCGACCTGATGGGTCCTGTCCGCATCACGCGCGAGTTCATCGGCGACCTGCGGCAGGGCGGTTGGGGCCGCATCGTGTACCTCGTGTCCGAGGACGCGTCGCAGCCCTACGACGACGAACTGCCCTACTGCGCCGCGAAGGCCGGGGTCCTGTCGTTCGCGAAGGGCCTGTCGCGCACCTACGCGCGGGAGGGCGTGCTCGTGAACACCGTCAGTCCGGCGTTCATCCACACGCCAATGACGGACGCGATGATGAAGAAGCGCGCCGAGGAGACGAACCAGAGCTTCGACGACGCGATCACGAGCTTCCTCGACGAGGAGCGCCCCTACATGGAGCTGAAGCGCCGTGGTGAGCCGGAAGAGGTCGCGAACGTCGTCGCGTTCCTCTGCTCCGACCTCGCGAGCTTCGTCAACGGCTCCAACTACCGGGTCGACTCCGGCTCGGTCGCCACGATCTGA